ACGTCAGCGCGATCATCAGCGCCCACACCCACCAGCTCTACGACTACGACGCACCCGTGCCCGGCGTCGCCGGCGCCACCCGCCCGGTGCTGCAGACCGGCTCGTACAGCATGGACCTCGGCCACCTCGCCCTCTCGGTCGACCCCGACTCGAAGCAGCTGCTGAGCATCACGTCGGAGGTGCTGCCGTTGACGGATGCGGCCGCAGAGAACGCGCCGCTCTACCCGGCCGATCCCGCCGTGCAGGCGATCGTCGACGCAGCCGTCGCGAAGGCCGATGTGCTCGGCAACGTGCAGACCGGTACCATCACGGCCGACTTCAACCGGGCCAGGCAGAGCGACGCGAGCGAGAACCGCGGAGGGGAGTCGTCGCTCGGCAACTTCGTCGCCGATGTGCAGCTTTCGGCGACCGAGGAGGCCGGCGCTGAGGTCGCGTTCATGAACCCGGGGGGTCTGCGCGCGGATCTCACCTATGCCGGGTCCGGTGACGAGGCCGGGTCTGTGAGCTACAAGGAAGCCGCGAGCGTGCAACCCTTCGCCAACACGCTGGTGACACTCGACCTCACGGGCGCCCAGATCAAGCAGGTGCTCGAGGAGCAGTGGCAGCCCGCCGCGGCGGCCCGGCCGTTCCTGAAGCTCGGTGTCTCGAAGTCGCTGGCGTACACCTACGACCCCGCCGCTGCGGCCGGTTCGCACATCACGTCTCTCTCGCTGAACGGTGCGCCGCTGGCCGCCGACCGGAGCGTCACGGTCGTCGTCAACTCGTTCCTGGCCTCGGGGGGCGACAACTTCAGCACGCTTGCAGAGGGAACGGATGTCGCCGACTCCGGCAAGATCGACCTGCAGTCGATGGTCGACTACTTCGCCCAGTTCACGACGGCGTCGCCCGACGAGGCCCAGCGTGCCGTCGGCGTCTCGTTCGGCCCGGGCGTGGATGCCGCGGCCGGCGTCGCAGCGGGCCAGACCGTCACCGTGAACCTCTCCTCGCTGCTGTTCAGCGGCGGCGAGGCTCCTGCGCCGACCGTCGACATCCTCTCGGGTGGACAGGTCGTCGCGAGCCAGGCGATCGACCCCGCTGTGGTGGACACGACGGATGAGGTGGGGCGGGCATCCGTCACCTTCACCGTTCCCGCCACCGCTGCGGTCGGCGACGTGATCTCGGCCTCGGTGCCGGGCACCGGTACGACGGCCGCACTGCTGACCGTGACCACGGCGGCTGTCGTGACGCCGACGACGCCGGAGACACCGGTTCCGACGCCGGGGGCCACGGGCGCTCCGGTGCTCGCGAACACCGGAGCGCCGGGCGCCGAGAGCATCGGTGTCGGGGCCCTCGGGGTGCTGGCACTGCTCATCGGTGGTGCTGCGGTCGCCGTGCGCCGCCGCCGCGTCGTGCGGTAGTCCGCCCAGCCTGCGGCTCGTCCTCTCGAGGGGTGGGCCTGTGGAGAAGGAACTCTCCACAGGTTCACCCCTTTCGGTTTCCGTGTCGGAGGCCGAACCTAAACTGGGTGCATGACGATGCGACCTCCCGCCGGCAACCCCGAGGCTGAACCGCCGCCCCTGGACTACCCCGGGGCGGAGGCTCCCGGTGATGAATACCCGGGCGCCGAGCCGCCGCTGCCCGACTATCCCGAGCCCGACTACCCCGACTACGACTCGTTCTCGTTCGACGCGCCCTCCGGTGGGGCGTCCGCGGCGCGGTCCGCGCCAACGCGGCAGGCGGGCCCGGCGGTTCTCCGGGCGCGGCCCGCGCTCGGCGAAGACGCGCGCGCGGTGCTGAAGCGGGTCTTCGGCTACGACGACTTCCGCGGTGACCAGGCCGCCGTCATCGACCACGTCGCAGGCGGCGGCGACGCCGTCGTGCTGATGCCCACCGGTGGTGGCAAGTCGCTCTGCTACCAGATCCCCGCGCTCCTCCGCGAGGGTACGGGTGTCGTCGTCTCGCCGCTGATCGCCCTCATGCAAGACCAGGTCGACGCGCTGAACGCCGTCGGGCTGCAGGCGGCGTACCTGAACTCGACGCAGGATGCCCGGGAGCGCGAGCGCGTCGAGACCGCGTACCTCGCGGGCGAGCTCGACCTCCTCTACGTGGCACCGGAGCGGTTGTCGTCGGAGGCGACCAAACGCTTCCTCGACCGCGGCACCATCTCGCTGTTCGCGATCGACGAGGCGCACTGTGTGTCGCAGTGGGGGCACGACTTCCGGCCCGACTACCTCGGGCTCTCCGAGCTGCACGAGCGCTGGCCCGACATCCCACGCCTGGCGTTGACCGCCACGGCGACCGAGGCGACCCACAAGGAGATCACCGAGCGGCTCGGCATGGACCGCGCCCGGCACTTCGTTGCGAGCTTCGACCGGCCGAACATCCGGTACCGCATCGAGAACAAGGCCGAGGTGAGGCAGCAGCTGCTGGCGCTCATCCGCACGGAGCATGCCGGCGACGCGGGCATCGTCTACGGGTTGTCACGCAAGACGGTCGAGCAGACCGCGCAGTTCCTGGCTTCGAACGGGGTCAACGCGCTGCCGTACCACGCCGGTCTCGACGCGGGCACGCGTGCGCGCACCCAGTCGCGTTTCCTCCGGGAAGACGGGGTGGTGATCGTCGCGACCATCGCGTTCGGCATGGGCATCGACAAGCCCGACGTGCGGTTCGTCGCGCATATCGACCTGCCGAAGTCGGTGGAGGGGTACTACCAGGAGACCGGGCGCGCCGGGCGTGACGGGCAACCGTCCACGGCGTGGCTGGCCTACGGGCTGCAAGACGTGGTGCAGCAGCGGCGGATGATCGACCAGTCGCCGGGAGACGTCTCCCACCGCCGCAAACTCTCCGCCCACCTCGACGCGATGCTCGCACTCTGCGAGACGGTCGACTGCCGGCGGGTCAACCTGCTCGGCTACTTCGGCCAGGCGAGCACGCCGTGCGGCAACTGCGACACCTGCCTCGTGCCGCCGGAGGCATGGGACGGCACGGTGCCCGCCCAGAAACTGCTCTCGACGGTCGTGCGACTGCAACGGGAGCGCAACCAGAAGTTCGGTGCCGGGCACCTCATCGACATCCTCCGGGCGAAGAAGACCCCGCGGGTGACACAGTACGGGCACGACGACCTCGCGGTCTGGGGCATCGGCGACGACCTCAGCGAGCAGCAGTGGCGGGGAGTGGTGCGCCAACTGCTCGCCAAGGGCCTCCTGGCGGTGAACGACGACGGCTTCGGCACGCTGGTGCTCGCGCCCGAGAGCGCGGCCGTGCTGAGCGGGGCGACCCGGGTGTCGTTCCGCACCGAGCCCGAGCGCACGGCGAGCCGGTCGCAGCGCTCCGGTTCCGGGTCTGGAGCGAGGGCGGCCGCCACGGCAGACCTCAGCGACGACGCCGTGCCGCTGTTCGAGGCGCTGCGGGCCTGGCGTTCGGCCACCGCGAAGGAGCTCGGGGTGCCCGCCTACGTGATCTTCCACGACGCGACGCTCCGCGAACTGGCGACCCGTCGCCCGGCGGCGCTCAGCGACATCGACGGTATCCCGGGCATCGGCCAGAAGAAGCTCGACACGTACGGGGAGGCGCTTCTGGAGGTTGTGGCAGGTCTCTCATAGAACCTTCCGCGGGTTGTAGGTATCCACAAGGTGCCGCGAGGCGCGAGGCGCGCCGATTGTAGGGCTGGCACTGGTTGTTTGGCGTGCGGCAAGCAGGCTCATATCGTGAAAATGCGAGCATTTCGAACCGACGCCAAGAGATGAGGGCCACCCATGGTCACCACAGCTGTTACTGACACCACCGCTGCCGCGAAGGCGGGGCTCCGGAAGGTCGAGCTTCCGGCGAAGGGTTCGAAGAATGCCGCGAACGCGAAGGGTTCGAAGAACGTCGCGCCCGCGACATCCGTCGCACCTCGCATCGACATCGACTGGCTGAGCCGCTACCTGCTCGGCACCTGGTCGGAGGCGCGCCTCGAGTCGCGCCGGGTCGCCGGCCGGCCGGAGCTGCAGCGCATCGAGGGCCAGACCCGCGCCGAGCACCGCACGACGGTCTTCGGCCAGCTGCACGTGCTGGTCGGGGAGGGCGCCGTGAACAAGGCCTTCCCGAAGCACCTCGGCGGTGAAGACGACCACGGCGGCAACATCGCCGGGTTCGAAGAACTGGTGACCGCCGACCCGTCCCTGCAGATCAAATCAGGCGTGCAGTGGGGCCTGTTCGGTGCCGCCGTACTGCACCTCGGCACCGCCTACCACCACGAGACCTTCCTGCCCGCGATCATGAGCCTCGAGGTGCCCGGTGCCTTCGCGATGACCGAGACCGGCCACGGCTCGGATGTCGCCGCCATCGGCACCACGGCGACCTACGACGCCGCCACAGAGGAGTTCGTGCTGAACACGCCGTTCCGCGGCGCATGGAAGGACTACCTCGGCAACGCAGCTGTCGACGGCACCGCAGCGGTCGTGTTCGCCCAGCTCATCACGGCGGGGGTGAACCATGGCGTGCACGCGTTCTACGTTCCGATCCGTTCGGTCGACGGCACGTTCCTCGACGGGGTCGGCGGGGAGGACGACGGCCTCAAGGGCGGCCTGAACGGCATCGACAACGGCCGACTGCACTTCGACCACGTGCGCGTGCCCCGCCTCAACCTTCTGAACCGGTACGGCGACGTCGCCGCCGACGGTACCTACACCTCGTCGATCACCAGCCCGGGCCGCCGCTTCTTCACGATGCTCGGCACCCTCGTGCAGGGCCGGGTCTCGCTCGACGGGGCATCCACCGCGGCAGCCAAGATCGCCCTCATCATCGCGATCACCTACGGCAGCCAGCGCCGCCAGTTCACGGCGGGCAGTGACACCGACGAGGAGGTGCTGCTCGACTACCAGAAGCACCAGAGCCGTCTCTTCCCGCTCCTGGCGACGACGTATGCCGCGAGTTTCGCCCACGAAGTGCTGCTGACGAAGTTCGACAGCGTGTTCTCGGGCGCGCATGACACCGACGTCGACCGGCAGGACCTCGAGACGCTGGCCGCGGCGCTCAAACCGCTCTCCACCTGGCACGGGCTCGACACCCTGCAGGAGGCGCGCGAGGCGTGCGGAGGGGCCGGGTTCCTCGCCGAGAACCGCCTCACCAGCCTCCGGGCCGACCTCGACGTATACGCGACGTTCGAGGGCGACAACCACGTGCTGCTGCAGCTCGTGGCGAAACGACTGCTGACCGACTACAGCCGCAAGTTCGCGAAGGCCGACGTGGGCGTGCTCGCCCGCTACGCCGTCGAACAGGCCGCCGACCGCGCCGTGAACGGTGCGGGGCTCCGTCGGCTCGCCCAGAACGTCTCCGACCGCGGGTCTGTCGCCCGCTCGGTGGGGCAGCTCCGCTCCGCGCGCTCGCAGCGCGCCCTGCTGACCGACCGCGTCGAGACGATGGTCGCCGAGATCGCCGGCAACCTGCGGCCTGCAGCGGCGGGCTCGAAGAAGCCCGGGGCGAAGAAGAAGGCTGCCGACCTGTTCAACCAGAACCAGAACGCGATGATCGATGCCGCGCAGGCGCACGGTGAACTGCTGCAGTGGGAGGCCTTCACGGATGCTCTCGCGAAGATCGACGACCCGGGCACGAAGACGGTGCTGACCTGGGTGCGCGACCTGTTCGGGCTCGGCCTGATCCAGAAGCACGCGGCGTGGTACCTCATCAACGGTCGGCTCTCGCCGAGCCGGGCGAAGGCCGTCGAGGCGTACATCCAGCGCCTCACCCTGCGGCTCCGCCCGCACGCTCTCGACCTCGTCGACGCTTTCGGCTACGGCCCCGAGCATGTGCGCGCCCCGATCGCCTCCGGTGCCGAGGCGGCGCGCCAGACCGAGGCCAGGGACTACTACCGTGACCTCCGCGCGAGCGGCGACGCCCCGGTCGACGAGAAGGCCCAGAAGAAATAGCGCAGCTCGACTAGTACCCGGGTACCACACAGGCGGAGGCGGCAGCCGTAAAGACCCGTCTGTGGGCGGATGCCCGGGTACGAGGCATCCTCGTAGTGTCGAAGCATGATCGAAGCACACTCACTCAGTAAGAAGTACGGCCCGAAGACCGCCGTCGACGATGTGACGTTCACCGTCAGGCCGGGGCTGGTCACCGGCTTCCTCGGCCCGAACGGCGCCGGCAAGTCGACCACCATGCGGATGATCGTGGGCCTCGACCGCCCGAGCGGTGGCAGCGTCACCGTCAACGGCAAGGCCTACCGCGACCACGCGGCGCCGCTCCACGAGGTGGGTGTGCTGCTCGACGCGAAGGCCATCCACCAGGGCCGGTCGGCCTACAGCCACCTGCTCGCGCTCGGCGCGACCCACGGCATCGGGGCTTCCCGGGTGCGCGAGGTCATCGAGATGACCGGGCTCGACACCGTCGCGAAGAAGCGCGTCGGCGGGTTCTCGCTCGGCATGGGCCAGCGGCTCGGCATCGCCGCCGCGATGCTCGGAGACCCGTCGACCCTCATCCTCGACGAACCGGTGAACGGGCTCGACCCCGAGGGTGTGATGTGGGTGCGCGAGCTCGTGCGCTTCCTCGCCTCGGAGGGCCGCACCGTGCTGCTGTCCAGCCACCTGATGAGCGAGATGGCCCAGACGGCCGACCACATCATCGTCATCGGCAAGGGCCGCGTCATCGCGGACGCGCCGGTGGCCGACATCGTCAGCGGCGCCACCACCTCCTCGGTGCGAGCGGTCAGCCCGCGCGCCGCGGAGATGGCCCGCCTCCTCAACTCGCCCGGCGTGACCATCACCAGCGTCGACGGAGAGACCC
Above is a genomic segment from Subtercola boreus containing:
- a CDS encoding bifunctional metallophosphatase/5'-nucleotidase, translated to MSPRNSLPRRLPRIVALAASVTLAVGLSAASAGTASAASAPVKIDIVNINDFHGRLEASGSTAGAAVLAGAVDDFRAKNPNTIFASAGDNIGASTFTSFIQDDQPTLDALNAMKLDVSSVGNHEFDKGAADLTDRVIPAADFPYLAANVFDKATGKPAYDQYFVKDVAGIRVGFIGAVTEELPSLVSPAGISSITVGPIVSSVNTVADELKDGDASNGEADVIVLLVHEGAPTPEVAAPDSVFGKIVSGVDSNVSAIISAHTHQLYDYDAPVPGVAGATRPVLQTGSYSMDLGHLALSVDPDSKQLLSITSEVLPLTDAAAENAPLYPADPAVQAIVDAAVAKADVLGNVQTGTITADFNRARQSDASENRGGESSLGNFVADVQLSATEEAGAEVAFMNPGGLRADLTYAGSGDEAGSVSYKEAASVQPFANTLVTLDLTGAQIKQVLEEQWQPAAAARPFLKLGVSKSLAYTYDPAAAAGSHITSLSLNGAPLAADRSVTVVVNSFLASGGDNFSTLAEGTDVADSGKIDLQSMVDYFAQFTTASPDEAQRAVGVSFGPGVDAAAGVAAGQTVTVNLSSLLFSGGEAPAPTVDILSGGQVVASQAIDPAVVDTTDEVGRASVTFTVPATAAVGDVISASVPGTGTTAALLTVTTAAVVTPTTPETPVPTPGATGAPVLANTGAPGAESIGVGALGVLALLIGGAAVAVRRRRVVR
- a CDS encoding ABC transporter ATP-binding protein; amino-acid sequence: MIEAHSLSKKYGPKTAVDDVTFTVRPGLVTGFLGPNGAGKSTTMRMIVGLDRPSGGSVTVNGKAYRDHAAPLHEVGVLLDAKAIHQGRSAYSHLLALGATHGIGASRVREVIEMTGLDTVAKKRVGGFSLGMGQRLGIAAAMLGDPSTLILDEPVNGLDPEGVMWVRELVRFLASEGRTVLLSSHLMSEMAQTADHIIVIGKGRVIADAPVADIVSGATTSSVRAVSPRAAEMARLLNSPGVTITSVDGETLEIVGLTSAAVGEMAASNGIVLHELTPLRGSLEDAYMNLTADAVEYRTGVFDPVNTLQPAAHADPATVDAPHEHTHAASHAAPTHAAPTGPEATR
- a CDS encoding acyl-CoA dehydrogenase, with amino-acid sequence MVTTAVTDTTAAAKAGLRKVELPAKGSKNAANAKGSKNVAPATSVAPRIDIDWLSRYLLGTWSEARLESRRVAGRPELQRIEGQTRAEHRTTVFGQLHVLVGEGAVNKAFPKHLGGEDDHGGNIAGFEELVTADPSLQIKSGVQWGLFGAAVLHLGTAYHHETFLPAIMSLEVPGAFAMTETGHGSDVAAIGTTATYDAATEEFVLNTPFRGAWKDYLGNAAVDGTAAVVFAQLITAGVNHGVHAFYVPIRSVDGTFLDGVGGEDDGLKGGLNGIDNGRLHFDHVRVPRLNLLNRYGDVAADGTYTSSITSPGRRFFTMLGTLVQGRVSLDGASTAAAKIALIIAITYGSQRRQFTAGSDTDEEVLLDYQKHQSRLFPLLATTYAASFAHEVLLTKFDSVFSGAHDTDVDRQDLETLAAALKPLSTWHGLDTLQEAREACGGAGFLAENRLTSLRADLDVYATFEGDNHVLLQLVAKRLLTDYSRKFAKADVGVLARYAVEQAADRAVNGAGLRRLAQNVSDRGSVARSVGQLRSARSQRALLTDRVETMVAEIAGNLRPAAAGSKKPGAKKKAADLFNQNQNAMIDAAQAHGELLQWEAFTDALAKIDDPGTKTVLTWVRDLFGLGLIQKHAAWYLINGRLSPSRAKAVEAYIQRLTLRLRPHALDLVDAFGYGPEHVRAPIASGAEAARQTEARDYYRDLRASGDAPVDEKAQKK
- the recQ gene encoding DNA helicase RecQ; its protein translation is MTMRPPAGNPEAEPPPLDYPGAEAPGDEYPGAEPPLPDYPEPDYPDYDSFSFDAPSGGASAARSAPTRQAGPAVLRARPALGEDARAVLKRVFGYDDFRGDQAAVIDHVAGGGDAVVLMPTGGGKSLCYQIPALLREGTGVVVSPLIALMQDQVDALNAVGLQAAYLNSTQDARERERVETAYLAGELDLLYVAPERLSSEATKRFLDRGTISLFAIDEAHCVSQWGHDFRPDYLGLSELHERWPDIPRLALTATATEATHKEITERLGMDRARHFVASFDRPNIRYRIENKAEVRQQLLALIRTEHAGDAGIVYGLSRKTVEQTAQFLASNGVNALPYHAGLDAGTRARTQSRFLREDGVVIVATIAFGMGIDKPDVRFVAHIDLPKSVEGYYQETGRAGRDGQPSTAWLAYGLQDVVQQRRMIDQSPGDVSHRRKLSAHLDAMLALCETVDCRRVNLLGYFGQASTPCGNCDTCLVPPEAWDGTVPAQKLLSTVVRLQRERNQKFGAGHLIDILRAKKTPRVTQYGHDDLAVWGIGDDLSEQQWRGVVRQLLAKGLLAVNDDGFGTLVLAPESAAVLSGATRVSFRTEPERTASRSQRSGSGSGARAAATADLSDDAVPLFEALRAWRSATAKELGVPAYVIFHDATLRELATRRPAALSDIDGIPGIGQKKLDTYGEALLEVVAGLS